GAATACCCGGGTAAAGCCGCCGCCGACTTCGACCTTTGATTCCGTATAATCTGGCTCGTCATTTCCCTCGATCCGGGCCTCAAGAAACAGCCCGGTGTCGGGGTGAAAGGTTGCGGGCCGGTCATAGCGCGCGCCAAGGCGATAATCCTCGCCCCCTGAATCCCCGCCGATACCACCGATCATGGCATCAAGCCGCAGTCGCTCGGCACCGCCAAAGAGGTTGCGATGCAGCCAAAAGCCCGAAAGTGTCAGCCCTTCGAGCGAGGCCAGTTCCGCGCCAAAGCCAAGACGCCGCGGCGGGGCATCGGTGACGCGGGCCGTGATATCAAGGCTGCCATCGGGATTGGGCCTGTCTGCCTCGATCATCACAACCGAGCGAAAGGCACCGCTGCGGCGCAGGCGGGTGGCGGCGTTGTCCAATTCTTCGGGCGAGAATTTGCGGCCCGTCGGCAGGCCCGCAATGTCGCGGATACGGTCCGGGCGCACACGGCTTTCGCGGCTTTCTTCGGCCAGCAACAGCTCGCCAAAATGCAGGCGCGGTCCGGGATCAAGCTGGATGTCGGCGGACAAGGTCGAGGCCGCGTGATCGGCAATAATGGTTTGCTCTGACACAAGCGCCTTGGCGTGTCCGGTGGTGCGCCATGCGGCGATGCTGCTGCGTGTCGCATCGCCGATAAGATCGCCCTTGGCCCGGTTGCCGGTGACAAATTCAGGCGGCAGCTTGGTTTTTGGGGCAAGCGGTGCGACGCGTGCGGTTGAAAAGACGAAAGGCGCGTTGCGCTCGACGGTGATGTCAATCTGTCTGATGTCACTTGGCGCGCGCAGGGGCGGGATGCTGGCGGCCTCTTGGCCATCCACGAGGATGCGGATCACGCCGCCATAAAACCCCTCGGCATAAAGCACACCGATCAGACGCCCGTAATCCGATTGGGCCGCAGCCAATAGGTCTTGTGCGGTGGCCTCTTGTTGGGCGGCAGTGGTGATCGTGAGCGAGGCGCTGCGCAAACGGTCTGCAAACCCATCCCCCGCGTCAGGCGCGGTCAGCCGGACCTCAGCCGCCTGCGCCAGATCGGGCAGAATCCAGAGGCACAGCGCGGCAAGCGAGGCGACCCTGACACTGGATTTCAACACCGCGACGACCCTCCCAGACTGCTGGTCTTTTATGCCATCCCGATCACGGGAATGCCACCCTTGTGGGGCTACAAAAGCGGGGTAAGGCGCTGTCATCGGCAAGAGCTTACTCAGCGGGCTGGCCGCTTTTGCCGAGCGCTGCGTCGAGCGTTTTCTCAATTGCTCCGCGCGGGCGGGTGAACCGCGCCATCAAGTCATACAGGATCGGTGTGACAAAGAGCATGAGCGCCGTGGCCATGGCCAGCCCTGCGATGATCACAGTGCCCACAGCGATCCGGCTCTCGGCGCCCGCGCCAGAGGCGGTGACAAGCGGCACCGCGCCCAACACGGTCGAGACGGCAGTCATCATGATCGGACGCAGGCGTAGGACCGAGGCCTCGATCACAGCTTCACGCACGGCATAACCTTCGTCTCGTAACTGGTTGGCGAATTCGACGATCAGGATACCGTTTTTGGAGATGAGCCCGATCAGTAGAATAATGCCGATCTGGCTGTAGACATTCAGCGATAATCCCCCCGCCGCCATGGCATAAATCGCCCCGGCGACCCCTATCGGCACGGTTAGCATGATGACAAGCGGATGCACGAAACTCTCGAATTGCGCGGCAAGCACGAGATAGACGATCAGCAGCGCCAGCAGAAACACCACACCCACCCCGGCGGAGGTGTCGATATAGGTGCGCGATTGACCATCATAGCCCAGCTTGGCCTCGGGCGGCAGGATGTCGGCGGCGATCTCTTGGAGTTGTTCCAGAACGTCGCCCAATTCTGCATCTGGGGCAAGCGCGCCCGAGAGTTGAATAGACGGCAGCCGGTCAAAGCGACGTAGCGACGGGGTTGCGGCATTCTCGTTCAGGGTCACGAGCGCGCCAAGCGGCACCAGCGTTTCCCCGTCGCCCGCCCGCAGAAAGATGTTTTCAATATCCGTGGGCGAGCGGCGGTCCGCATCCTCGGCCTGAACCAGCACCGGATATTCGCGACCCCGGCTGACAAAGGTCGTGACCTCGCGCGACGCGAGCATGGTTTGCAGCGTGGCCGCGATCACATCGGCAGAGATGCCCAGATCATCGGCGCGCGCACGGTCTATTTCGATGTCGAGCTGCGGCAGGTTCTGTTCAAAATTGATCTCGGGATTGACGAGCCCCTCAACCTCTTCGGCACGCTCTAGAAGGGTTATGGCCCATTCCTTGACACTCTCAAAGTCAGGCCCGCCGATCACCACCTGCACGGGCGTGGAACTGCCGCGCAGGCCAAGACCCGCCGGGGTTACGGGAAAGCCGCGCGCGATGGTGACTTGCCCCATCTGCGGTGCGATTTCGCTGACAATCTCTGATACCGGGCGATCCCGCTCTTCCCATGGCGCAAGGCGGAACACGACGAAAGAGCGCCACGAACGCCCCCCCCAGCCGGTAAAGCTGAACACGGTTTCGACCTCACCCGATTGCACCAGCGGATCAAGGATGGCCTCGACCTGTCGGGCCGCCATGTCGGAATGCGCGACGGTCGATCCCTGAGGCGCGGTAAGTGGCACAAACCCAACGCCGCGATCTTCGCGCGGCGCAAGCTCGCGGGGCAGATCCACGTAGAAAAGTGCTGCTCCTGCGGTGATGGCGAGTGTCACGGGCAGGATTACCAGTGGCATGCCAATCGCGCGGGTCAGGAGTGCGCGATAGGCGCGCTGAATCCATGAGGGCGGGCGTGGGCCGGATGGGGCATTGGCGCGCAGTTTGCGGGCGCTCAGCACCTTGGAGGCAAGCGCCGGGCAGGCGGAAAGGGCGACAAAGGTCGAGATGGCGACCGTGCCGGCCATGACCCAGCCAAACTCCACAAAAAGTCGGCCCACCTGACCGGGCATGAACGACAGCGGTACAAAAACTGCAATCAACGTGATGGAGGTGGCAATGACCGCAAAGGTTACTTGGCGTGCGCCATGCACGCTGGCCACGAGCGGAGATTCCCCATCCTCGATCCGGCGTTGGATGTTTTCCAACACCACAATCGCATCGTCCACCACCAGGCCAATCGCCAGCAAAAGCGCAAGCAATGTCAGCGTGTTGAGCGAAAAGCCCCACATGCCGATCAAAAGGAAACTGCCGATCAACGACACAGGAATTGTGATGAAAGGAACAAGCGTGGCGCGGATACTGCGCAGGAAAAGCAGGATCACCGCGACGACAAGCGCCAGAGAAATAAAGAGCGCGATCACCACCTCGCGGATCGACGCCCCGACAAAGAGCGCATCATCAGAGCCGACGATGATCTTCATGCCTTCCGGCAGGTTCGGTTCCAGCGTCTTGATCTCGGCGCGCACGGCATTGGAAATTTCCAGCGTGTTGGATTGGCTCTGCCGCAAGATCCACATGCCCACCGCCTCTGTGCCATTGGTGCGCACAATGGTGGAATCGTCCGCCACCCCCGGCACGACCCGCGCCACATCGCCCAACCGGACCGGATAGCCCGCCACGCGGTCGATCACGATGTCGCGGAAATCCTCGATGCTGCGCAACCGGCTGTTCAGCCGCACCGTCATTTGCCGGTTGATCGATTCCACCTCGCCTGCGGGCAGTTCAAGGTTGTTGCGCAAGAGCGCCGCCTCGACATCCGAGACGGTGAGGTTGCGCGCGGCGAGCGCGCGGCGGTCAATCCAGATCCGCACCGCAAAGGGCTGCGCACCGATCACATCAACATTGGCCACCCCGTCGAGGGTTGAGAACCGATCCACCACGAACCGGTCGATATAATCCGTGATTTCGGCTGTTGTCATGCGGTCCGAGGTGACGGCGACGCGCATCACGGGATCGGCATCGGCATCGCTCTTGACGACCTGCGGTTCGTCGGCCTCTTCCGGCAGGTCGCCGCGCACCCGGCCTACGGCATCGCGCACGTCATTGGCGGCCACGTCAATATCAACGCTGGTTTCAAATTCGATAGTGACGCGGCTTCGGCCCTGTCGGCTCTCGGAACTGATGGTTCGAATGCCCGAGATCGAGGCAATGGCCCCCTCGACCGTCTCGGTAATATCGGTGTCGATCACTTCGGGCGCGGCACCGCGATAGGTGGTGGTCACGGTCACGACGGCATTGTCCACATCGGGCAATTCGCGCACGGGGATAGAGCGCAAAGCCGCCACACCAAAGATCACGATCAAAAGGCTGGCCACAGCGGCCAGAACTGGACGTCTGATCGAGATGTCCGAGAGGGTCACGTCGCGCTCTCCGGCTTGGCAAGGTCGGTTTTCGCCGTTGCGTCTGCGTCTGCTCCCAGAACTTTGACCACGCTCCCGTCACGCACCCGCTGTAGTCCGCGAATGATCACCTCTTCGCCCGCCTCAAGCCCCGACAGGATGGCAACTTGCCCATCCTTGCGCTGCCCAGAGGTCACGATGCGGCGATTGGCTTTGCCATCAGTGACGACAAAGACGTAGGTTTCGGCGGCTTGAAAGATCAGCGCCTCTTCGGGCACGGTGACATGCGCGCTTTCAGAGAGCACCAATGTCAGCGCCAGAAACATACCCGAGGCTAGCGTGCCATCGGTGTTCGGTATCCG
The nucleotide sequence above comes from Roseovarius mucosus. Encoded proteins:
- a CDS encoding autotransporter assembly complex protein TamA; the encoded protein is MLKSSVRVASLAALCLWILPDLAQAAEVRLTAPDAGDGFADRLRSASLTITTAAQQEATAQDLLAAAQSDYGRLIGVLYAEGFYGGVIRILVDGQEAASIPPLRAPSDIRQIDITVERNAPFVFSTARVAPLAPKTKLPPEFVTGNRAKGDLIGDATRSSIAAWRTTGHAKALVSEQTIIADHAASTLSADIQLDPGPRLHFGELLLAEESRESRVRPDRIRDIAGLPTGRKFSPEELDNAATRLRRSGAFRSVVMIEADRPNPDGSLDITARVTDAPPRRLGFGAELASLEGLTLSGFWLHRNLFGGAERLRLDAMIGGIGGDSGGEDYRLGARYDRPATFHPDTGLFLEARIEGNDEPDYTESKVEVGGGFTRVFSDELRGEAGIAYRYSDIDDDLGRRELQHLLFPARLTWDKRDDALNATSGLFLEVSLTPFIGLDQRSGDGARIFADARHYRSFGAGDRYTLAGRAQIGSVAGPSIGEIPADMLFYSGGAGTVRGQDYQSLGVDIAPGVRVGGRAFVGFSGEFRASVTDKIQGVAFVDTGFVGQDALGTGRGDWHSGAGIGARYFTPVGPIRVDIATPLGERAGEDLELYIGIGQAF
- a CDS encoding efflux RND transporter permease subunit, producing MTLSDISIRRPVLAAVASLLIVIFGVAALRSIPVRELPDVDNAVVTVTTTYRGAAPEVIDTDITETVEGAIASISGIRTISSESRQGRSRVTIEFETSVDIDVAANDVRDAVGRVRGDLPEEADEPQVVKSDADADPVMRVAVTSDRMTTAEITDYIDRFVVDRFSTLDGVANVDVIGAQPFAVRIWIDRRALAARNLTVSDVEAALLRNNLELPAGEVESINRQMTVRLNSRLRSIEDFRDIVIDRVAGYPVRLGDVARVVPGVADDSTIVRTNGTEAVGMWILRQSQSNTLEISNAVRAEIKTLEPNLPEGMKIIVGSDDALFVGASIREVVIALFISLALVVAVILLFLRSIRATLVPFITIPVSLIGSFLLIGMWGFSLNTLTLLALLLAIGLVVDDAIVVLENIQRRIEDGESPLVASVHGARQVTFAVIATSITLIAVFVPLSFMPGQVGRLFVEFGWVMAGTVAISTFVALSACPALASKVLSARKLRANAPSGPRPPSWIQRAYRALLTRAIGMPLVILPVTLAITAGAALFYVDLPRELAPREDRGVGFVPLTAPQGSTVAHSDMAARQVEAILDPLVQSGEVETVFSFTGWGGRSWRSFVVFRLAPWEERDRPVSEIVSEIAPQMGQVTIARGFPVTPAGLGLRGSSTPVQVVIGGPDFESVKEWAITLLERAEEVEGLVNPEINFEQNLPQLDIEIDRARADDLGISADVIAATLQTMLASREVTTFVSRGREYPVLVQAEDADRRSPTDIENIFLRAGDGETLVPLGALVTLNENAATPSLRRFDRLPSIQLSGALAPDAELGDVLEQLQEIAADILPPEAKLGYDGQSRTYIDTSAGVGVVFLLALLIVYLVLAAQFESFVHPLVIMLTVPIGVAGAIYAMAAGGLSLNVYSQIGIILLIGLISKNGILIVEFANQLRDEGYAVREAVIEASVLRLRPIMMTAVSTVLGAVPLVTASGAGAESRIAVGTVIIAGLAMATALMLFVTPILYDLMARFTRPRGAIEKTLDAALGKSGQPAE